One genomic region from Carassius auratus strain Wakin unplaced genomic scaffold, ASM336829v1 scaf_tig00007853, whole genome shotgun sequence encodes:
- the LOC113071681 gene encoding uncharacterized protein LOC113071681 isoform X1: protein MQNILLFSLLLGGVFKAETDETTSVMEGDSVTLHTNLTEILNDDTLLWVFGPKESVISQITRKRDLTSFFVTDDVRFKGRLLVDQNTGSLTIRNTRKRHSGQYKLTISREKITSRIFSLNVFGVVGETGGVKSVSVMGGDSVTLQNDVTELQEDDLIVWRFGDKGILLANIDVETNEASLNADDERFRNRLQLNQTGSLTIKDVRTEHSGLYEVQIRGRESSQQFLVSVIAISDPGPSTAGIVVAVLLVAALLAAVVIYYRHRISKLQKQVAEEKTKLGEEGKSVSLETKTVLQRGDEIKWWFEDLILIEFTRKASKTNDTDCDVVDGRFRNKLVLNEKTGDLLINNIRTFHSGLYKLQISRKNGKTEYMRFIVTVTVKKVSVKVGETVTLVPGLETLSGDLILWTFGAKNCLVIKAESGTTDINERFRDRLELNHQTGSLTITNTTDTDFGHFQLQVINRIRTRYRRFNLTNSVSESTEEKPLMNTEDEQCALTGQLSSAL, encoded by the exons atgcaaaatatattattgttttctcTGTTACTGGGAG gTGTGTTTAAAGCAGAAACAGATGAGACAACATCAGTGATGgaaggagattctgtcactctacacactAATCTTACTGAAATACTGAACGATGATACTTTACTGTGGGTGTTTGGGCCTAAAGAATCTGTAATTTCTCAAATAACGAGAAAGAGAGATTTGACCTCATTTTTTGTCACCGATGATGTGAGATTCAAAGGAAGATTGCTGGTGGATCAAAACACAGGCTCTCTCACCATCAGAAACACCAGAAAGAGACACTCAGGACAATATAAACTTACAATATCTAGAGAAAAGATCACATCCAGGATATTCAGTCTGAATGTCTTTG GTGTGGTTGGTGAGACGGGTGGAGTGAAGTCAGTATCAGTGATGgggggagattctgtcactctccAGAATGATGTTACTGAATTACAAGAGGATGATCTGATAGTGTGGAGGTTTGGAGATAAAGGCATCCTCCTGGCTAATATTGATGTAGAAACTAATGAGGCCTCATTAAATGCTGACGATGAGCGATTCAGGAACCGACTACAACTAAATCAGACTGGATCTTTGACCATCAAAGACGTCAGAACTgaacactctggactttatgaagtACAGATCAGAGGCCGAGAGAGCTCACAGCAATTCCTTGTTTCTGTCATCG CTATTTCTGATCCGGGTCCATCTACAGCTGGAATAGTTGTTGCTGTTTTGCTGGTGGCTGCACTTTTAGCTGCAGTTGTGATTTACTATCGCCACAGGATTTCTAAACTACAAAAACAAGTGG CTGAAGAAAAGACAAAGTTAGGGGAGGAAGGGAAATCTGTCAGTCTAGAGACTAAGACTGTACTACAGAGAGGGGATGAGATAAAGTGGTGGTTTGAGGATCTCATCCTCATTGAATTCACAAGAAAGGCCAGTAAAACAAATGATACAGATTGTGATGTtgttgatgggagattcagaaacaAACTGGTGCTAAACGAGAAGACTGGAGATCTCCTCATCAATAACATCAGGACCTTTCACTCTGGACTCTACAAACTACAGATCAGCCGCAAAAACGGAAAAACTGAATACATGAGATTCATtgttactgtcactg TGAAGAAAGTGTCAGTGAAGGTTGGAGAAACTGTCACTCTAGTCCCTGGTCTTGAAACACTGAGTGGTGATCTGATACTGTGGACGTTTGGAGCTAAAAACTGTCTGGTTATTAAAGCCGAATCAGGAACGACTGATAttaatgagagattcagagacagactggagctgaatcatcagactggatctctgaccatcacaaacaccacagATACAGACTTTGGACATTTTCAACTTCAGGTCATCAACAGGATACGGACCAGATACAGGAGATTCAATCTGACTAATTCTG TGAGTGAATCAACTGAAGAGAAACCACTGATGAATACAGAGGATGAGCAGTGTGCTCTtactggccagctatccagtgcgttgtga
- the LOC113071681 gene encoding uncharacterized protein LOC113071681 isoform X2 codes for MQNILLFSLLLGGVFKAETDETTSVMEGDSVTLHTNLTEILNDDTLLWVFGPKESVISQITRKRDLTSFFVTDDVRFKGRLLVDQNTGSLTIRNTRKRHSGQYKLTISREKITSRIFSLNVFGVVGETGGVKSVSVMGGDSVTLQNDVTELQEDDLIVWRFGDKGILLANIDVETNEASLNADDERFRNRLQLNQTGSLTIKDVRTEHSGLYEVQIRGRESSQQFLVSVIAISDPGPSTAGIVVAVLLVAALLAAVVIYYRHRISKLQKQVAEEKTKLGEEGKSVSLETKTVLQRGDEIKWWFEDLILIEFTRKASKTNDTDCDVVDGRFRNKLVLNEKTGDLLINNIRTFHSGLYKLQISRKNGKTEYMRFIVTVTVSESTEEKPLMNTEDEQCALTGQLSSAL; via the exons atgcaaaatatattattgttttctcTGTTACTGGGAG gTGTGTTTAAAGCAGAAACAGATGAGACAACATCAGTGATGgaaggagattctgtcactctacacactAATCTTACTGAAATACTGAACGATGATACTTTACTGTGGGTGTTTGGGCCTAAAGAATCTGTAATTTCTCAAATAACGAGAAAGAGAGATTTGACCTCATTTTTTGTCACCGATGATGTGAGATTCAAAGGAAGATTGCTGGTGGATCAAAACACAGGCTCTCTCACCATCAGAAACACCAGAAAGAGACACTCAGGACAATATAAACTTACAATATCTAGAGAAAAGATCACATCCAGGATATTCAGTCTGAATGTCTTTG GTGTGGTTGGTGAGACGGGTGGAGTGAAGTCAGTATCAGTGATGgggggagattctgtcactctccAGAATGATGTTACTGAATTACAAGAGGATGATCTGATAGTGTGGAGGTTTGGAGATAAAGGCATCCTCCTGGCTAATATTGATGTAGAAACTAATGAGGCCTCATTAAATGCTGACGATGAGCGATTCAGGAACCGACTACAACTAAATCAGACTGGATCTTTGACCATCAAAGACGTCAGAACTgaacactctggactttatgaagtACAGATCAGAGGCCGAGAGAGCTCACAGCAATTCCTTGTTTCTGTCATCG CTATTTCTGATCCGGGTCCATCTACAGCTGGAATAGTTGTTGCTGTTTTGCTGGTGGCTGCACTTTTAGCTGCAGTTGTGATTTACTATCGCCACAGGATTTCTAAACTACAAAAACAAGTGG CTGAAGAAAAGACAAAGTTAGGGGAGGAAGGGAAATCTGTCAGTCTAGAGACTAAGACTGTACTACAGAGAGGGGATGAGATAAAGTGGTGGTTTGAGGATCTCATCCTCATTGAATTCACAAGAAAGGCCAGTAAAACAAATGATACAGATTGTGATGTtgttgatgggagattcagaaacaAACTGGTGCTAAACGAGAAGACTGGAGATCTCCTCATCAATAACATCAGGACCTTTCACTCTGGACTCTACAAACTACAGATCAGCCGCAAAAACGGAAAAACTGAATACATGAGATTCATtgttactgtcactg TGAGTGAATCAACTGAAGAGAAACCACTGATGAATACAGAGGATGAGCAGTGTGCTCTtactggccagctatccagtgcgttgtga